A single window of Saccharomyces kudriavzevii IFO 1802 strain IFO1802 genome assembly, chromosome: 16 DNA harbors:
- the SKDI16G1960 gene encoding uncharacterized protein (similar to Saccharomyces cerevisiae YBR197C and YPL077C; ancestral locus Anc_8.546): protein MKDLQKKNSVRKQVTNEDDERYGNDSLHELPRTIPNVNPYTRNLAFRPSFSSQVPSTRSLFNNYYNRSSANTVGNDTIDTDSISYNGIAKFRRNSVDIPLQTHSRLEVRPIIDRQDYLWRGINALDDVKKQAQATELYDQFPQGFENKLMQLRQAHSKLLQVLRDRNAKIEEEQRREVAVATAAAMMTRTPSPTGKSVGDEATSNMHSSSAIRNPNGPTVDPEEGKYIQELVDTIRELQ, encoded by the coding sequence ATGAaagatcttcaaaaaaagaactcaGTACGAAAGCAAGTAACgaatgaagacgatgaacGATATGGCAATGACAGCCTACACGAGCTACCCAGGACAATACCAAATGTAAATCCCTATACCAGAAATTTAGCTTTCAGgccttctttctcttctcaaGTTCCCTCGACAAGAAGCTTATTCAACAACTATTACAACCGTTCAAGTGCCAATACAGTTGGAAATGACACGATAGACACTGACAGTATCAGTTATAACGGCATTGCCAAATTTCGAAGAAATAGTGTAGATATACCGCTGCAAACTCATAGTAGATTAGAAGTTCGACCTATTATCGACAGGCAAGACTATTTATGGAGAGGAATAAACGCTCTGGATGACGTTAAAAAGCAGGCACAAGCAACCGAGCTGTATGACCAATTCCCACAAGgctttgaaaacaaattgaTGCAGTTGAGGCAAGCTCACAGCAAACTACTACAAGTCTTGAGGGATCGTAACGCCAAAATAGAAGAGGAGCAACGTCGTGAGGTGGCCGTGGCAACCGCTGCTGCCATGATGACAAGAACCCCATCCCCGACAGGCAAATCTGTGGGCGATGAAGCCACCAGCAACATGCATAGTAGCAGCGCGATTAGGAATCCAAATGGGCCCACTGTTGATCCCGAAGAGGGTAAGTATATCCAAGAACTAGTGGACACTATAAGGGAACTCCAATAA
- the GPI2 gene encoding phosphatidylinositol N-acetylglucosaminyltransferase (similar to Saccharomyces cerevisiae GPI2 (YPL076W); ancestral locus Anc_8.545), translating to MTKRPPWKRLLWLKQEYPDNYTDPSFINLRAKQKVESTKKSDRKLSEAARSQIRLDFISFYQTVLNTSFIYITFTYIYYYGHDSIPPTIFLSLITLIISRKKVDPLLSSFMNVKSSLIITFAMLTLSPVLKSLSKTTASDSIWTLSFWLTLWYVFVISSTRTKQKPSNLSTNILVALVAVLSSRLSTTIDVFCFLLICIQLNIILPSYLSATSKVVPMISNVIVYSFLNVTLGWIYMLLIFLVSVFYIIVLPKWFIYWKINYHKRDNDLLSTWDARTPILD from the coding sequence ATGACTAAGAGACCACCTTGGAAACGTTTGTTGTGGTTGAAACAGGAATATCCAGACAACTATACGGATCCGAGCTTTATCAACTTAAGGGCAAAACAAAAGGTTGAAAGCACTAAGAAGTCTGATAGAAAATTATCTGAAGCAGCTCGCTCTCAAATTAGATTGGATTTTATAAGTTTTTACCAAACTGTATTGAACACCTCTTTCATTTACATTACTTTTACGTATATTTACTATTATGGTCATGATTCTATTCCGCCAACGATTTTCCTTTCGTTAATAACATTGATTATATCAAGGAAGAAAGTTGATCCTTTATTATCCTCGTTCATGAATGTTAAATCCTCGTTGATCATCACATTTGCAATGTTGACACTCTCCCCAGTTCTCAAATCACTTTCTAAGACAACCGCATCTGATTCCATATGGACGCTGTCCTTCTGGTTAACGTTGTGGTACGTGTTCGTTATTTCATCAACAAGAACGAAGCAGAAACcttcaaatctttccaCTAATATACTTGTTGCCCTGGTTGCCGTATTATCATCAAGATTGTCAACTACGATCGATGTgttttgtttccttttgaTTTGTATTCAATTGAATATCATCCTACCTAGCTATCTATCGGCGACAAGTAAAGTGGTACCAATGATCTCGAATGTCATTGTCTACTCTTTTCTAAACGTTACACTGGGTTGGATCTACATgcttttgattttcctTGTTTCTGTATTTTACATCATTGTTTTACCCAAGTGGTTCATTTACTGGAAAATCAACTATCATAAACGAGATAACGATTTACTAAGTACATGGGATGCAAGAACTCCAATATTAGATTAA